A genomic window from Gossypium hirsutum isolate 1008001.06 chromosome D10, Gossypium_hirsutum_v2.1, whole genome shotgun sequence includes:
- the LOC121222635 gene encoding endochitinase A isoform X2 codes for MSQIGAPKASPTVLKSRLANPQPESAARSNLSPKQPALSSGLNSTGIRRPSSSGGPGSRPATPTGRPTLTGASKPTRSSTPTSRATLTSTRSSSSAAKPVTSAAKPAISATKSATKPVVHTTKPTVSAAKSASSTKPTVSARSATPTRSTARSSTPPARPSIPSSKPVSRAATPTRRPSSAANVSAPPIKSSPSVTKPTPLASRNPVPSRGGASPVVKSRPWKPSEMPGFSHDAPPNLRTTLPDRPLSATRGRPGAPSSRSSSVEPAPAGRPRRQSCSPSRGRLPNGSMLHVSGSSVPAISRGYSKVSDNVSPVVIGNKMVERVINMRKLVPPKQDDKHSPHGNLSVKSSSPDSSGFGRTLSKKSLDMAIRHMDIRRRIPGNLRPLMTNIPASSMYSVRSGPTRSRNISVSDSPLATSSNASSELSVNNNGICLDGSEIEDDIGSEIGGRSPASMHAR; via the exons CTTGCAAATCCCCAGCCAGAGTCTGCTGCCAGGAGCAACTTATCACCAAAGCAACCTGCTTTGTCCTCTGGGTTGAATTCTACAGGGATTCGCAGGCCTTCATCATCAGGGGGTCCAGGTTCAAGACCTGCAACACCCACTGGGCGCCCTACATTGACTGGAGCTTCTAAACCTACAAGATCATCAACACCTACATCTCGGGCCACATTGACATCAACAAGATCCTCCAGTTCTGCAGCTAAGCCTGTAACATCTGCAGCAAAGCCTGCAATATCGGCAACTAAGTCTGCAACAAAACCTGTAGTGCACACGACTAAGCCCACAGTTTCTGCCGCCAAAAGTGCATCTTCTACTAAACCCACAGTTTCTGCAAGATCTGCCACACCGACAAGGTCCACAGCAAGGTCTTCAACACCACCTGCAAGACCTTCTATACCTTCATCCAAACCTGTATCAAGAGCAGCCACACCAACTCGTCGTCCATCAAGTGCTGCTAATGTATCTGCTCCTCCAATCAAATCATCTCCGTCAGTTACAAAGCCAACTCCTTTAGCGTCCAGAAATCCTGTACCATCACGTGGTGGTGCCTCTCCGGTGGTAAAGTCTAGGCCATGGAAGCCTTCTGAGATGCCTGGTTTCTCACATGACGCTCCACCAAATTTAAGAACAACACTACCTGATAGACCACTTTCAGCGACAAGAGGCAGGCCTGGAGCACCAAGTTCTCGATCTTCTTCTGTTGAACCAGCTCCTGCTGGTAGACCAAGACGACAATCATGCTCTCCTTCAAGAGGACGTCTCCCTAATGGTTCTATGCTGCATGTTAGTGGGAGCTCTGTTCCTGCAATAAGTCGTGGATATTCGAAAGTCAGTGACAACGTGAGCCCTGTTGTAATAGGAAATAAAATGGTTGAGAGGGTAATAAACATGCGGAAACTGGTACCTCCCAAGCAAGATGATAAACATTCTCCTCACGGTAACTTGTCGGTGAAGTCTTCATCACCAGACAGTTCAGGCTTTGGAAGAACACTTTCAAAGAAGTCGCTCGATATGGCTATAAGGCATATG GATATAAGGCGACGCATTCCTGGTAATTTACGGCCATTAATGACGAATATTCCAGCATCATCTATGTACAGTGTGAGATCAGGTCCCACACGAAGCAGAAATATTAGTGTCTCCGATTCCCCTCTTGCTACAAGCAGTAACGCTAGTTCTGAGCTTAGTGTCAACAACAATGGCATTTG